DNA sequence from the Parasphaerochaeta coccoides DSM 17374 genome:
CCGCCGGACAGAGCCTTGGGCTTGCGCTCAAGAAGTTCTTCGATGTCCAGGATTTTTGCCGCCTCGCGGACGCGCTGGTCAATCTCATCCTTGGGGAACTTGCGGATTTTCAGACCGAACGCCATGTTGTCATACACGGTCATGTGCGGATACAGGGCGTAGTTCTGGAATACCATGGCAATGTCGCGATCCTTCGGGGGAACATCGTTGACGAGCTTATCATCAATGCGAAGCTCTCCCTCTGTGATGTCCTCAAGACCTGCAATCATGCGCAGGGTAGTGGACTTACCGCAACCGGAAGGTCCTACGAACACGACGAATTCACGATCATTGATGATAATGTTCGCCTTATCGACTGCCTTTACGCCGCCATCATATATTTTAGTGATGTCGGTGAGTGTTACTGTGGCCATACAGCCTCCTCTTATCTTATAGATATTCTATTTTAGCTCGCATGAAAACTGATGTCAAATCAAAATTCTTGTCATATTGTGTCATAGCGTGTCATAGCGGGGCAGTGAGGACTGCGCGACACGACCACCACGTTTTATCCCGCTTTTACAACAACTGAACCAAGTCTCCCTTGCCCCCATCGGATGTTTTTGATACGATGCCACAAGTGCGGGAAACCGTGGGAGGCATTCACGAATGAAAGACAGCCGCATGCGCATCATCACCACCGGAGGCACATTTGACAAACAGTATGATGCCATTACGGGCGAGCTGACATTCCGTTCATCCCAACTTCCCCGCCTTCTGCTGGAAGCCCGTTGCACGCTGGAAACACACCTTGTAGGCCCTGTCGCTGTTGACAGTCTGGTAATGACCGAAGAACAGCGCAACGAGATAGCACGGGAGTGTTCACAAAGTCCGGAGAACATGGTCGTGGTCATCCATGGAACCGATACCATGATTGCGACTGCCACCATTGTTGCCCGGACACTTGGCCCTGGTGATCAGCATGTGGTGGTGTTCACCGGAGCCATGATTCCGTATTCCCTGGAGGGTTCCGATGCCGCCTTCAATCTGGGCAGTGCCATGACCGCCGCCCAAGTACTCACTCCCGGTGTCTACATATGCATGAGCGGACGAGTCTTCACATGGGATGATTGCGTCAAGAACAAAACAAAAGGAATCTTCGAGACGCTTACATGAAACCGTCTCTGTTTCCCTATAATGGGCTGAAAGTGTATGGCGAATGATGCTGGAGAGAAAGGAGGATGGAGCTCATGGGGAAATTCCTGACGGATATCGAAATAGCACAAGCCACGGAAATGAACAGGATTGCGGACGTCGCAACTGCTTTGGGAATCAGCGACTTCATTCCTTATGGCATGTACAAGGCGAAGGTCGATGTCAACCGTCTCTCCGACAGGAAGCCTGACGGTCGGCTCATCTTGGTCACCGCAATCAATCCGACACCCGCCGGAGAAGGAAAAACTACTACGGCCATCGGCCTTGCCGACGGACTCAACCGTCTGGGCAAGAAAGCGGTCCTGGCGTTGCGCGAACCATCCTTGGGGCCTGTATTCGGTATCAAGGGTGGAGCGGCAGGCGGCGGATATGCCCAAGTAGTTCCCATGGAAGACATCAACCTGCACTTCACCGGGGATTTCCACGCCATTACTTCTGCCAACAATCTGCTGGCCGCCATGCTGGACAACCATATCTACCAAGGCAATGAACTGAAAATAGACATCAACCGCATCACATGGAAACGTACGATGGACATGAACGACCGTCAGCTCCGCCGCATCACCGATGGACTGGGCGGTAAGACGGGAGGCATCCCCCGTGACGATGGATTTGAGATTACCGCCGCCTCCGAAGTCATGGCCATTCTCTGCCTGGCGCGTGATGCCGAGGATTTAAAGGAACGTCTGGGACGTATCATTGTCGGATATACGGAAGACGACAAGCCGGTGACTGCCGCGGGACTCAAGGCACATGGCGCTATGGCGGCACTCCTCAAGGATGCCCTCATGCCTAATCTGGTACAGACGCTGGAGCACAACCCCGCCTTGATTCATGGCGGACCTTTCGCCAACATCGCCCATGGTTGCAACAGCATCATTGCCACGCGCACAGCTCTGCAACTGGGAGAGTATGCTGTGACCGAGGCTGGTTTCGGTGCTGACCTTGGCGCGGAAAAATTCATTGATATCGCCTGTCGGGAGCTGAACCGAATGCCGGATGCCGTCGTCATCGTGGCCACGGTCAGGGCATTGAAGATGCACGGGGGAGCAAGTAAGGAGAATGCCGGCCAAAAAGACATCGCCGCCCTGGAAAAAGGTATGCCGAATCTTGCCAGGCACATGGAGAACATCACACAGGTGTTCGGGTTGCCTGCCGTAGTTGCAATCAATCATTTTCCTGCTGATGCTCCTGAAGAATTGAATATGGTGCGCTCTTTCTGTGAAGACGCCGGAGTGCCGGTAGTTTTGAGCGATGTATGGGGCAAGGGAGGAGATGGCGCGCTTGAGTTGGCATCCGAGGTTGTCCGTTTGAGTGCCTCCCCCCGACGTCCCTATGCGCCGCTTTACGATGCAGGGGCAAGAATAAAGGACAAGATTGCGGCCATCGTTACCCGTGTTTACGGAGGACAAGGCGTGGAGTATTCCGAGGATGCGGAGGCCAGCATCGCACGTTTGGAACATCTTGGGCTGGACAAATTTCCTATTTGCATAGCAAAAACGCAATATTCTCTCTCTGATGATCCTAAGAAACTGGCTCGTCCAGAGGGATTCACTGTCAAAGTGCGCACTGTGAAGCTATCAGCCGGTGCCGGTTTCATTGTCGTGTTGAGCGGCAGTATCATGACCATGCCCGGTCTGCCAAAAGTCCCAGCCGCTGAGAACATGGACATTGCCCCGGACGGAACGTTAAGCGGGATTTTCTGAATTGAGGGGATTGCAAGTATCAACCCGGAAACGGAATAATAAAAAAGCTTGACAGGCAGAAAAACTGGTTGCATCATTCGTTTTACGCCAAGTCTGGAGTTCTCTAGTCTGGTGTGTGTAATAACCAAGTAAAGAGCGGCTTCGCGCATTGAACGCAGTTTGTCGCTATGCTTCATGGACACCGTTGTTTCTTACGCCTGAATGCAGGGGAGGAGCATGGGTCCTTTTTTTTGGTTCAGCCGAAACTTGGGGGCGGTTATCTCCCCTTATATGGCTGCAAAAGACCCGGTAAAAGACTGTAGGGATGCCATAGATGTATGTCTTTACGCGACTGGGTTTGCCAAAGATATTCGAATTATTGTTAAGAGGATGATGACAATGCTTTTATGAAGGAAAAATATCTTTGATTCATATAAAATTCCCAAATCGGAATATTATAATAGATAATGAATCCTCATCTTCACATATAGAAATACGGGAGTCCGTAGGATCATCCCGCTTTATTGGCATATGCGTTCAAGGAAGAAAAGAGTCATTCTTTCCCTCATTCCTGAAATACCTGCGCCGCTACCACAGAATATCCTTATATGTATGTAAATATGATTGAAAATCATATCTTGAATTTTCACGTGGCTTGCTATATTATCACACAGCAAGACTCTTCAACGTGCGACAGTCGTATAGCGGTTATTACCCGAGCTTCCCAAGCTCGTGATGAGGGTTCGACTCCCTTCTGTCGCTTGAAAAAATAAATTGTTTTAAATAAAGAAATTAGTGAAGCTCTTGGGAAAAAGCTGGAAGCTGGTACTCTGGTTATCTACACCAAAATGACAACAGAATATAGCCGTGAAGCAACGCTACACCCTCTATAAACGTTATATTGACAACAGCAAACGGAATCTGACGTAGAGCAACATATGGCATATGGCGTTACCTGGCGGCGAGTCATTAAGTTCTAAATCACATGTGATGAGATGTTCAATCTCACTCCCCATATTTACCAGGAAAGGGTTCAGCCACGATTTCGGCATGCAGAACAATTTTGACATGAAAGAAGCTATTTCCTTGACAGCGCTTGAAAGCCGGGGTTAGCATGAACGACAGGAAAGGGAGAGCGGGGAGCTACCCTGCCATGCAACATCTTCCCCTGACACGGGGCAGGTGTCTTGTACCCTGTATTCTTTGGAGGACATATGAAAAAGTTCCTGATTATCCTTTGTGCGTTATCCCTCATCGCGACCATGGCTTTCGCTCAGGGATCCGCTGAAACAAAACCCGCCGCGACACCTGCCGTTTCCAGCGGTAGCCTCAATGCGTACACCACGCTTGAAGAACCCCTTGCGGCCAAGTTATTCCAGCTCTTTGAAGCTGAAACTGGAATAAAAGTCAACTTTGTGCGCCTGACCGGAGGCGAAACCGTCGCGCGGCTCGAAGCGGAAGCATCGAATCCCCAGGCATCCATCTGGGTTGGAGGTGTCGGCCTTGACCACATCACCGCCAAGAGCAAAAAACTGACCACTCCCTACGTCAGCCGCTATGCGGCCAAAACTCCTGCGCAGTTCAGGGATCCCGACAACTATTATATCGGCTTGTATGTCGGACCGTTGACATTCGTCACCCATACCGGACGCGCGAAAGAGCTGGGTCTGGACATCCCCACTAGCTGGGCAGACCTGCTCAAGCCTGAATACAAAGGCTACATCCGCATGGCAAGTCCCAATTCCTCCGGTACGGCGTACAACGTCATTACGACCATACTTGACATTCAGGGAACTGAAGATGCCACCATGGCGTACCTGAAGGCACTGGACAAGAACATCGACCAATATACCCAAAGTGGATCCGCCCCTGGCAAGAGCGTCGCAATCGGTGAGATTCCCATTGCCATCGGTTATGCGCACGACCAGGTCAAGCTCAAGGAAGCTGGCTCCCCCGTCGTAATCACGGCACCGAGCGAAGGCACAGGTTATGAACTTGCCTCCATGTCTTTGGTAGCTGGCGGCAAAGATTCCGTCAATGCAAAGAAGCTGTATGACTGGATACTTTCCAGCCCCATCGCACAGCAGACCTTCACTGAATGGTATGTTGTACTCGTAGCCGAAGGCGCACCGAAGCATCCTGATGCCCTGTCCATCACAGAGATTAAGACTGTCGTCCAAGACATGGCATGGGATGGGGATACGGTCAACAAGACCCGCTTGCTCGACCGCTGGAACAAAGAAATCGGAAGGTAGCAATCCCTGTATGCGTTCCTGGGGAACGTGTATCCAATAATGCGGGGTTGTTGCAAAAGTGTGAAAGCTTAAGCAACGACCCCTTACTATGTAGGAAAATAAGAGGGATGGATGCTACAAAACTTACTTTTGCAACGCCCTCTTATGATTCCAGGACTTTCCCATTTCATCCAACAAGGCGGTCTGTATGTTATCCAAAAAAAAGATAATACAATTCC
Encoded proteins:
- a CDS encoding asparaginase domain-containing protein codes for the protein MKDSRMRIITTGGTFDKQYDAITGELTFRSSQLPRLLLEARCTLETHLVGPVAVDSLVMTEEQRNEIARECSQSPENMVVVIHGTDTMIATATIVARTLGPGDQHVVVFTGAMIPYSLEGSDAAFNLGSAMTAAQVLTPGVYICMSGRVFTWDDCVKNKTKGIFETLT
- a CDS encoding formate--tetrahydrofolate ligase — protein: MGKFLTDIEIAQATEMNRIADVATALGISDFIPYGMYKAKVDVNRLSDRKPDGRLILVTAINPTPAGEGKTTTAIGLADGLNRLGKKAVLALREPSLGPVFGIKGGAAGGGYAQVVPMEDINLHFTGDFHAITSANNLLAAMLDNHIYQGNELKIDINRITWKRTMDMNDRQLRRITDGLGGKTGGIPRDDGFEITAASEVMAILCLARDAEDLKERLGRIIVGYTEDDKPVTAAGLKAHGAMAALLKDALMPNLVQTLEHNPALIHGGPFANIAHGCNSIIATRTALQLGEYAVTEAGFGADLGAEKFIDIACRELNRMPDAVVIVATVRALKMHGGASKENAGQKDIAALEKGMPNLARHMENITQVFGLPAVVAINHFPADAPEELNMVRSFCEDAGVPVVLSDVWGKGGDGALELASEVVRLSASPRRPYAPLYDAGARIKDKIAAIVTRVYGGQGVEYSEDAEASIARLEHLGLDKFPICIAKTQYSLSDDPKKLARPEGFTVKVRTVKLSAGAGFIVVLSGSIMTMPGLPKVPAAENMDIAPDGTLSGIF
- a CDS encoding ABC transporter substrate-binding protein, which codes for MKKFLIILCALSLIATMAFAQGSAETKPAATPAVSSGSLNAYTTLEEPLAAKLFQLFEAETGIKVNFVRLTGGETVARLEAEASNPQASIWVGGVGLDHITAKSKKLTTPYVSRYAAKTPAQFRDPDNYYIGLYVGPLTFVTHTGRAKELGLDIPTSWADLLKPEYKGYIRMASPNSSGTAYNVITTILDIQGTEDATMAYLKALDKNIDQYTQSGSAPGKSVAIGEIPIAIGYAHDQVKLKEAGSPVVITAPSEGTGYELASMSLVAGGKDSVNAKKLYDWILSSPIAQQTFTEWYVVLVAEGAPKHPDALSITEIKTVVQDMAWDGDTVNKTRLLDRWNKEIGR